A window of the Henckelia pumila isolate YLH828 chromosome 3, ASM3356847v2, whole genome shotgun sequence genome harbors these coding sequences:
- the LOC140889415 gene encoding uncharacterized protein has translation MCVCEQIFDADLIELNMVEFNVILGMDWLSRNHAVVSCRDKNVKLQTPNLEEITFQGKTKTRKPLLSASQAWKAIKGHEKVYLAMVSEVKDETELKLEDLPIVREFPDVFPEELPRMVPDREVEFEIQLEPGAAPISKAPYRMAPAELKELKEQLQELLDKKQIRPSASP, from the coding sequence ATGTGTGTCTGTGAACAAATCTTTGATGCTGATTTGATTGAACTCAACATGGTAGAATTTAATGTCATccttgggatggattggttgtctAGAAACCATGCAGTGGTTAGCTGTCGGGATAAGAATGTTAAACTTCAAACCCCAAACCTCGAAGAAATTACATTTCAAGGAAAGACCAAGACGCGAAAACCCCTCTTGTCGGCCTCCCAAGCATGGAAGGCGATAAAAGGTCACGAAAAAGTTTACCTAGCTATGGTGAGCGAAGTAAAAGATGAGACAGAGCTCAAACTAGAAGACCTTCCGATTGTACGAGAGTTTCCGGATGTATTTCCGGAGGAACTACCTAGAATGGTTCCAGaccgagaggttgaatttgagATTCAGCTAGAGCCTGGTGCTGCTCCGATTTCGAAAGCtccttaccgaatggcaccaGCGGAACTCAAGGAATTGAAAGAGCAACTGCAAGAGTTGCTGGACAAGAAGCAAATTAGACCGAGTGCATCCCCGTAG